In Firmicutes bacterium CAG:345, a single genomic region encodes these proteins:
- a CDS encoding hypothetical RNA binding protein (product inferred by homology to UniProt) has protein sequence MITNSQCERLKSMALKIKPTLEISKKDIGVKEILDISIALDLHELIKISIHPNAKNNAKTFLKAICALTGAEPISINNNEIVVYRRSSSNNIEHIEI, from the coding sequence ATGATTACAAATTCTCAATGTGAACGCCTGAAAAGTATGGCGCTAAAAATAAAACCAACTTTGGAAATTAGCAAAAAGGATATTGGCGTAAAAGAAATTTTAGACATTTCTATTGCCCTTGATTTACATGAACTAATCAAAATATCCATTCACCCTAATGCAAAAAATAATGCAAAGACTTTTCTAAAAGCTATTTGTGCTCTTACAGGAGCAGAACCTATAAGTATAAACAACAATGAAATCGTGGTTTATAGGCGTTCGTCAAGCAACAACATAGAACATATAGAAATTTAA
- a CDS encoding uncharacterized protein (product inferred by homology to UniProt): protein MSNSDLINELISKEFEQQYFEECKHIWQNYVPLKGKSNCLQGELLREIEKIRCEAQDNGNINWDKEFTHFCEFITQNLVNQPIFSENEKQKIYVIMNYIKECGLYAQQYNKGKITDDDVIPEKLAYTKDNLYDIICDFIGKLQNKHPEPINYSLNMKSIKR from the coding sequence ATGTCAAATAGTGATTTAATTAACGAATTAATATCAAAAGAATTTGAACAACAATATTTTGAAGAATGCAAACATATATGGCAAAATTATGTTCCACTAAAAGGTAAATCAAACTGTTTACAGGGTGAATTGTTAAGAGAAATAGAAAAAATACGATGTGAAGCACAAGATAATGGGAATATTAATTGGGATAAAGAGTTTACTCATTTTTGTGAATTTATAACACAAAACCTAGTAAATCAGCCAATTTTTTCAGAAAATGAAAAACAAAAAATTTATGTAATAATGAACTATATTAAAGAATGTGGACTATATGCTCAACAATACAATAAAGGAAAAATAACAGATGATGATGTTATTCCAGAAAAACTCGCATATACAAAAGATAATTTATATGATATTATTTGTGATTTTATAGGAAAATTACAAAACAAACATCCAGAACCAATCAATTATAGTTTAAATATGAAATCAATAAAAAGGTAA